In one window of Deltaproteobacteria bacterium DNA:
- a CDS encoding translation initiation factor: MPKDDEKPFNNPFAKLSAQRDALPSGPAQPLVVPLDEKKGPARAVLRRERKGHGGKEVTRVEKLGLNARELEEWCKALKRELGAGGLVEGEDLVFQGDQRERLEKLLQKRGVRQIVQG, translated from the coding sequence ATGCCCAAGGACGACGAGAAGCCGTTCAACAACCCTTTCGCGAAGCTTTCGGCCCAGCGCGACGCGCTCCCGAGCGGGCCTGCGCAGCCGCTGGTCGTGCCGCTCGACGAGAAGAAGGGGCCCGCGCGTGCGGTGCTGCGTCGCGAGCGCAAGGGCCACGGCGGCAAGGAAGTCACGCGCGTGGAGAAGCTTGGGCTGAACGCGCGCGAGCTCGAGGAGTGGTGCAAGGCGCTCAAGCGCGAGCTCGGCGCGGGCGGGCTCGTCGAGGGCGAGGACCTGGTGTTTCAGGGCGATCAGCGCGAGCGGCTCGAGAAGCTGCTTCAGAAGCGCGGCGTGCGGCAGATCGTGCAGGGCTGA